The Candidatus Saccharimonadales bacterium nucleotide sequence TGATGCAGAAGTTGCGACGCCTAGATAGAAAATATTTATAGACGGCTTACTTGTCCCAAAATCCCAATACACAATCCGCCCACCTGTGCCAGTACATGTTGTTGGCCCCATGCAGTCGTACTGTATGTTTGTATCTCCGTTGGATGTATTAAGGGATGTAACTGGTGTTGCGGCGACAGGGTTACCTGCGTTAGTAATTATAATAACAGTGCTAGGGACCGTAACAGAGTTGGTGTTTGCACGTAGAGCAGCTAGGGTTAGAGGGTAACTTCCATTATCTCCGTTGTATGCTTCCGCTGAATCTTGAACAGCACGGGCATTAGTAAGTGCCTTTGAACTTTTGGCACGACCTTGCACCCCGTTGTAAGCAACGATAACAATTGAAGCCAATATACCAATGACTACAATAACGATC carries:
- a CDS encoding type II secretion system protein; translation: MSFANIKKMKSEKGFTIVELLIVIVVIGILASIVIVAYNGVQGRAKSSKALTNARAVQDSAEAYNGDNGSYPLTLAALRANTNSVTVPSTVIIITNAGNPVAATPVTSLNTSNGDTNIQYDCMGPTTCTGTGGRIVYWDFGTSKPSINIFYLGVATSASTFLATP